The segment ctctctgtcccaaaaataaataaacgttgaaaaaaaataaaaaaaaataaaaagatacaatcagcctttatatatatatatatatatatatatatatatatatatatatatatatatacatttattttgagagagagagagcatgagcaggggaggggcgaaaagagagaagagagaggatcccaagcaggctccatgctatcagtgcagaacccgacatggggcttgaattcatgaaccatgagattatgacctgagccaaaaccatgagttagatgcttaactgactgaaccacccaggtgcccctataatcagccatcttctcttttttaacatcTTGCCATTCTTCTAATCCTGCCAATCTTCCCCTAAATTATTACCCCATATTATCCCCACAACTTTTAGATACCAGTGTTTTATAGATTTATCTATTTGTATGAATCATTTGAGGGATCTATTAAAAAGGAGATCTAGAGGCTTTCTTTGAAGATTCTCACTCCCAAAGTTTGATGTGGTCCCgtgatgtgtatttttaataaattctccGGATAACTCTTGATTTGGAAAATTTGTGAAATACTGTACTAGTTCAGGGCTCTTTAAACTAGTTTTCTTGTTAGAGTTCATGGAGGCTTTGCAAGGGGTATGTGCTAGAATTGCTAGTATTAAGGGAATCAATTTCCACATGGGTATATTTTTCTCATCCCTAGTGCCTACCTAGCATGTAGCCGGTACCAAAACcggcttaataaacattttttcaatgttGCTGCCATATCCATCTCTCCCACTTTCACTCTTCCTGTAAAGAAGGGAatcaaaaaagtatataaaagttTGTCAGagttgggatgcctggatggttcaTTCATGACGGCATGCGACTGctgatctccgggtcatgagatcaaaccctgtgggcgtagagcctacttaaaaaaaaaaaaaaaaaaaaaaaaaaaaaaaaaaaaaaaaaaggcagtttttccttatttccaaCTATGTCCTGTAAACACCTCAAAAAACTAAAGCCATATTTCCAACTGAATCTGGGGTCCCAAGGTGTGAAGGAAAAGGGAGTAAGTAATTCCTACATGACCTTGAGGTCCTTAGCAAAGGGAGTATTTGCTGAATACAGTTAATTCTTCATGTGACCTAGTTTTAAAAGTTAACCACAAGTGGCTTAGATACtctgccttaatttcctcatccacaaaaatGTTGGTAATATTAGTATTTAACTCAAGAGTTTttataaggattaagtgagataatctAATGCAAAGTGCTTACAACATTGCCTGACAAATTCTAAGTGCTCAGTATGTTTTAGCTGGCTTTATAGTAGAGGCACCAAAGTGATTTCATAAGAAATGAGCTTGGAACCAAGAAGTCTCACAGCTGCAGAAGTAACTAGATGAGATACTTGCAAAACAGACTTTCTTTCATGTCTTGGTGTGACttgtttgaaaaaaaactttgaaagctCAAAAAAGGCACAAGGTGGGATTAAGATAAAGGTCTGGTAGGGTAAAGAGAAGGTGGTAACTGAAGATGGTGTGTAGAAGCAAGAACTCAAGAAAATCAGGGTTCCAAGACGTTGCATGTGGTACCCCAGCAGCTCTAACCCAATCAGCGTGACAGCAGTCTCTTCCCACTTGGAACATGGGAGAAATAAAAGGATATCAAAGAGAAATAATTCCTGAGTGCCTATGTCATGTTGAACACTGTTATAAGTACATGCAGTGCAGATATGATCAGTGGTTTTGAAAGAGAGGTCTTCCAATCATTCAggtttctttttgtctcttacgTAGTATGTTGTATAGAAGAAAACCTTTGTCCTACTGCTCACATAAGAGCAgtgctttaaaacaaacaaagagaactAAGCTGCCAAGCTCAAGGGTATTATCGCTATTGCCCAACCATATTCCTCTCAGCTGTGCAGTCACCTCAGTGCGCACTGCTCAGTTTTGAATGGGTTCGTGTCCTACTTACATCGTTAAGTCAGGCTTCCCAATAGCATTTGGGCAGATCTGTGAAGTCAGTTCCCATAAGAACTGTGTAAGTGCACTGCTATCATTTTCATAGAGACACCACAGTGTCTTATATCACACAAATATATTTGTACAATACTTTATAGTGAACTCTCGTATATATCACTTGATCTTAACAAGAGGTATTACTACTGTTggcattatttttaacattttacacaTGATAAGAATTCAGGCTCAGTTATATGGGTGTACTGTATTTAACCAGATCTGTACTGGTTAAATATTTTGGCTGTATTTAAGGGGAATGTTTTTGTAgggttgttgttgctttttttcccaactataaaacactgctgcAATGTTATTTTACTTCACATCACCGctactcatatttatttattgaatacactttctttgtgcttattttatttttgagagcgagagagagaaagagacagaatgaacaggggaggggcagagggagaggagaacagagaatctaaagcagactctgcactgacagcagagagctggatgccgggcttgaactcacgaactttgagatcatgacttgacctaaagtcagccgcttaactgacatACCCAGACATCCCAACTACTGTTCTTATTTATGAAGAAATGCCTCAAGATAAATCCTTAGAAGTGAAGATCTGGGTCAAATGCtatgttttaaaatgacatttcatgAATGTCTTTTTAagtgttgattaaaaaaaaaaaaattaaggttcaGAGAGTTCTCAcctgaggtctttttttttttttttttttcaagagagagtcCAAGcccgggagaggagcagaggaagaaagagagagaataagagagaatcccaagcagactccatgctcagcatggagtcctacACTGGGTTTGAcaccacgatcctgggatcatgactcaagccaaaatcaagagtcagatactaaactgattgagccacccaggtgcccctgacgtCTCATTAAAAAAAGGACAGGACTGAGACTCAGGTCTATAGACTCTCAAATTTCATTCTGCTCTGCTACATAATTTTTCTATAGCTACAAAATGAAGCATTCACACCTGCAGACTTACCAAGCAGCCAGCTATCTTTGTGCATTCCGGCTTCAAACTGACTACTGAGGGAGGATTGCTGTAGCACAGCATAGTCCTGTAGGCTACCTGGCCAGTTGGTCTCCACAGTCATTAATGCCCCTCTGATGTCACACACCATCAGGCAGTTTAAAGAATGCAGACCTTTGCGGTTCACATAGGAGAGATCTTCAGCATTTGGTGCCTTGATTGCCACATGGATACAGTCAACCACCCCTATCACCCCTGGCATCCCTGCCAACCCATAGAATTCATCCTTCACAGCCTGCATGGAGGCTTCATCAGCTGGAAAGCGAATGAACTGTGTGGCTCTTTCCACAAGTGCTTCAGTGACATTGGCAACACATCGACTCATAGATGCCTGACTGATTCCAATAGCGTCTCCCATCCGAGTCTGGAAGGAACCTGAAGTATAGAAGCCCAGTGCTGCAAGGATTTGTGTCTCGGGGCTAATAGCCCTGGATCTCTGAGTAGGTCTAGAAAGACTCGCCCCTAAGAGTTCCACCAAGTAATAAATGAACTGTCGAGGAAACCCATACATGGACATCAAATATTCATCGGTCACATCATCCAGCTTAAAGCGGTCCAATGTCCGGTGACCTCGGCCATACAACAAGAGATCACAGTCAAGCACTGTTATTGGTATAGCCATGGTACATGCAAATGtgatctctccttccctctgctacTTTTCCTGAATTCCTCCCAGTGAAGATGTTGGTCCAAGAAGGTATTTAAAGAAGTGTCAGCGTTCAGCAGCTAAATGGTTCAGCATCCATCAGTTAAATGGTTCTGGCATTTGTAATCTTCTCTCTGTAAAGGTTGGAAGAAAAAAGCATTAGAAACCGACCAAAGGCATCAAAGTGATTCAAAGGCTACAACAGC is part of the Felis catus isolate Fca126 chromosome D1, F.catus_Fca126_mat1.0, whole genome shotgun sequence genome and harbors:
- the HARBI1 gene encoding putative nuclease HARBI1 → MAIPITVLDCDLLLYGRGHRTLDRFKLDDVTDEYLMSMYGFPRQFIYYLVELLGASLSRPTQRSRAISPETQILAALGFYTSGSFQTRMGDAIGISQASMSRCVANVTEALVERATQFIRFPADEASMQAVKDEFYGLAGMPGVIGVVDCIHVAIKAPNAEDLSYVNRKGLHSLNCLMVCDIRGALMTVETNWPGSLQDYAVLQQSSLSSQFEAGMHKDSWLLGDNSFFLRTWLMTPLHIPETPAEYRYNMAHSATHSVIEKTFRTLCSRFRCLDGSKGALQYSPEKSSHIILACCVLHNISLEHGMDVWSSPMTGPMEQPPEEEYEHMESLDLEADRIRQELMLTHFS